A single region of the Pseudalkalibacillus berkeleyi genome encodes:
- a CDS encoding spore coat protein CotJB, with protein MTERMPDEFYALMESLQEVDFVLVELTLYLDTHPEDYQAIKQFNDYSQKSMELRQQIEQKYGPLTQYGHSYSGYPWNWNKPPWPWQM; from the coding sequence GAATGCCTGATGAATTTTATGCTTTAATGGAAAGTTTACAGGAGGTTGATTTTGTACTTGTAGAGCTGACCTTATATCTTGATACTCACCCTGAAGACTATCAAGCGATTAAACAATTCAATGATTATTCTCAAAAGAGCATGGAACTCCGTCAACAAATTGAACAGAAATATGGACCTCTCACGCAATACGGGCATAGTTACTCTGGCTATCCGTGGAATTGGAATAAGCCTCCATGGCCATGGCAAATGTGA
- a CDS encoding manganese catalase family protein: MWVYEKKLQYPVKVSKCDPRLAKYLIEQYGGADGELAAALRYLNQRYTIPDKVVGLLTDIGTEEFAHLEMIATMIYKLTKDATPEEMKEAGLGDHYANHDGALFYQNAAGVPFTTSYIAAKGDPIADLYEDIAAEEKARATYQWIINMSDDPDLNDSLSFLREREIIHSQRFREAVEILKEERDRKKIF; the protein is encoded by the coding sequence ATGTGGGTATACGAAAAAAAACTACAATATCCTGTGAAAGTGAGCAAATGTGATCCGAGATTAGCAAAATACTTAATTGAACAATATGGAGGGGCGGATGGTGAGCTTGCTGCCGCATTAAGATATTTAAACCAACGGTATACGATTCCTGATAAAGTCGTTGGTTTATTAACAGATATCGGAACTGAAGAATTTGCGCATCTAGAAATGATTGCAACGATGATATATAAGCTAACGAAAGATGCTACACCAGAAGAGATGAAGGAAGCAGGGCTAGGGGACCATTACGCTAACCATGATGGAGCACTTTTCTATCAAAATGCTGCAGGGGTTCCCTTTACAACAAGTTATATTGCAGCAAAGGGCGATCCAATCGCGGATTTATATGAAGATATTGCCGCCGAAGAAAAAGCGAGAGCTACATATCAATGGATCATCAATATGAGTGATGACCCTGATTTGAATGATAGCTTAAGCTTTCTTAGGGAAAGGGAAATTATCCATTCGCAACGGTTTAGGGAAGCGGTAGAAATTTTAAAAGAAGAAAGAGATCGGAAGAAGATTTTTTAA
- a CDS encoding TerC family protein: MESLWLEYAWTLLILIGLEGLLSADNALVMAVMVKHLPPEQRKKALFYGILGAFIFRFAALFAISYLVNVWQVQAIGAAYLIYIGVKHIYKQKRIKSGHDEEKTEVKVSNKSFWKTVIQVELADIAFAVDSILAAVALALALPKTPLPSIGGMDGGKFAVIFLGGLIGLMLIRTAATYISKILKQRPGLETAAYLIVTWVGVKLIVHTIAHPNVGIIPEDFTHSLIWKATFYGILVALAVGGWFLSGQRNQSDRTKQEPENA; this comes from the coding sequence ATGGAATCATTATGGTTAGAGTATGCTTGGACCTTGCTAATCTTAATCGGTCTTGAAGGTCTACTCTCTGCTGACAACGCTTTAGTCATGGCTGTAATGGTCAAACATTTACCGCCTGAACAACGAAAGAAAGCACTCTTCTACGGTATATTAGGTGCGTTCATCTTCCGTTTTGCAGCTTTATTCGCTATCTCATACCTTGTAAACGTATGGCAAGTCCAGGCAATCGGTGCCGCTTATTTAATATACATTGGTGTGAAACATATTTATAAACAAAAACGAATTAAAAGTGGGCATGATGAGGAAAAAACAGAAGTGAAAGTGAGTAACAAGAGCTTTTGGAAAACAGTTATTCAAGTAGAGCTTGCGGATATCGCATTTGCTGTTGATTCTATACTCGCCGCAGTTGCACTAGCCCTCGCATTGCCTAAAACACCTTTACCTTCAATAGGAGGAATGGACGGAGGTAAGTTCGCTGTCATATTCCTTGGGGGGCTAATTGGTCTTATGTTAATTCGTACAGCTGCAACGTATATATCTAAAATTCTTAAACAACGTCCCGGACTTGAAACTGCAGCATATCTAATCGTCACTTGGGTAGGTGTAAAGCTGATCGTTCATACTATTGCTCATCCGAACGTAGGGATTATTCCAGAAGATTTTACACATAGCTTAATATGGAAAGCAACATTTTACGGCATACTAGTTGCCCTTGCTGTGGGTGGATGGTTTCTTTCAGGACAAAGGAACCAATCCGATCGTACAAAGCAAGAGCCGGAAAATGCATAA
- a CDS encoding O-methyltransferase, with the protein MMKLEQYIQTLFTPEDVEYQKINEGMTEIGMPTISVSPETGKLLSMLVTISGAKNILEVGALGGYSGICLLRGNPSAHLVSLELEESYANVAKKNVEEAGFKGQVTYKIGPALSSLENLSNEKEKYDFFFIDADKGNYINYLDCCIELANPGAIIAADNTLWNFEVLNENSTDESTISLRRYNEKVANHSKLESILLPIGDGLTLARVK; encoded by the coding sequence ATGATGAAATTAGAACAATATATTCAAACGTTATTTACGCCTGAAGATGTGGAATATCAAAAAATCAATGAAGGTATGACAGAAATCGGAATGCCAACGATATCTGTATCACCGGAAACGGGTAAACTCCTTTCCATGCTTGTAACGATCTCAGGGGCAAAGAACATTCTAGAAGTTGGTGCACTTGGAGGTTACAGTGGAATCTGTCTCTTACGTGGAAATCCATCTGCTCATCTCGTTTCATTGGAATTAGAAGAATCTTATGCGAATGTAGCGAAGAAAAATGTAGAAGAAGCTGGTTTCAAAGGTCAAGTAACATACAAAATCGGACCTGCTCTATCCTCATTAGAAAATCTATCTAACGAGAAAGAAAAGTATGACTTTTTCTTCATAGATGCAGATAAAGGAAACTACATAAACTACTTGGACTGTTGTATAGAGCTTGCCAATCCAGGCGCGATCATCGCAGCTGACAACACGTTGTGGAATTTTGAAGTGCTTAATGAAAACTCGACGGATGAAAGTACGATATCCCTGCGAAGGTATAATGAAAAAGTGGCTAATCATTCAAAACTAGAGAGCATCCTCCTTCCAATCGGTGATGGACTAACACTCGCCCGAGTGAAATAA
- a CDS encoding DNA alkylation repair protein yields MREWKKSFENALNFNGKEEVVDLLEEQKTLHAGTAPAKVKRLAIKLIEQKCMGNEIMMNEWAYFLAKHQSPTAKEIAAHLLVNVYENDKEPCHFYLYYLADDHHWEVREWAAGACGSLLAAHYASFYPVLNEWIQDNSENVRRVVVLAVMYASKSLTSRYVRELLHLFEPLMCDNSAYVKKNLGPFAIGDALLSRFPDEVLAWLEHLSESENEHVRWNIAMVFTSAASRKFKQPGFRLLSSFANDERKPIQRAVKKAKENLENGQQVASK; encoded by the coding sequence TTGAGAGAATGGAAGAAGTCTTTTGAAAATGCTTTAAATTTCAATGGGAAAGAGGAAGTTGTTGACCTTTTGGAGGAACAAAAAACGCTACATGCAGGAACTGCCCCTGCAAAAGTAAAGAGATTAGCGATTAAATTAATTGAGCAAAAATGTATGGGGAACGAAATTATGATGAATGAATGGGCTTATTTTCTTGCTAAACACCAGAGTCCTACAGCAAAAGAAATTGCCGCTCATTTACTCGTTAATGTGTATGAAAATGATAAGGAACCATGTCATTTCTATCTTTATTATTTAGCAGATGATCATCATTGGGAGGTCAGAGAATGGGCAGCTGGCGCATGTGGCAGTTTATTAGCTGCACATTATGCGTCTTTTTATCCTGTATTAAATGAATGGATACAAGATAATTCGGAAAATGTGAGACGTGTAGTCGTACTAGCAGTCATGTACGCAAGTAAATCGCTAACAAGTAGGTATGTACGGGAGCTTCTTCATTTATTTGAACCGCTCATGTGTGACAATTCTGCATATGTAAAGAAGAATTTAGGTCCATTCGCAATAGGAGATGCACTACTTAGTCGTTTTCCCGATGAGGTACTCGCGTGGTTGGAACATCTTAGTGAGAGTGAAAATGAGCATGTTCGATGGAACATTGCAATGGTATTTACGTCAGCAGCATCCAGAAAATTTAAACAACCGGGGTTTAGATTGTTGTCATCATTTGCGAACGACGAAAGAAAACCTATACAAAGAGCAGTGAAGAAGGCGAAAGAGAATCTCGAGAATGGACAACAGGTAGCAAGCAAATAA
- a CDS encoding GNAT family N-acetyltransferase, with protein sequence MIRKLTDKDHEQVMDFLSVEPALNLFIIGDIENFGYETDFQQLWGEWQNDRLIAVLLRYKENFIPYAKGDFDVKGFAEIVLAAEQFQILSGKEEIIDQFDPYIPSKQKRSMYFAEITNRSNLEKIQTREEIHVATVDDVEAIFTLRENIEEFTASSASRDSMVHTIQTNSGRTYFMKDQGKAITSASTTAENSKPAMIVGVCTATNYRNKGLASKCLSALCDDVLKEGKSLCLFYDNPAAGSIYQRLGFNEVGRWTLLHKAE encoded by the coding sequence TTGATTCGAAAATTAACAGACAAGGATCATGAACAAGTGATGGACTTTTTAAGTGTTGAACCTGCTCTGAATTTATTCATAATCGGAGATATTGAAAACTTTGGTTATGAAACAGACTTCCAACAATTATGGGGAGAATGGCAAAATGATCGTTTAATCGCAGTATTATTAAGGTATAAAGAGAATTTTATTCCTTATGCGAAAGGTGACTTTGACGTAAAAGGATTCGCGGAGATAGTTTTAGCGGCAGAGCAATTTCAAATTTTATCAGGGAAAGAAGAAATCATTGATCAGTTTGATCCATACATACCTTCAAAGCAAAAACGGAGCATGTATTTTGCAGAGATAACTAATCGCTCAAATTTAGAAAAGATACAAACTAGAGAAGAGATCCACGTTGCAACTGTTGATGATGTTGAGGCGATTTTTACACTAAGAGAGAACATCGAAGAGTTTACTGCTTCTAGTGCATCTAGAGATAGTATGGTTCATACCATTCAAACAAATAGTGGACGAACGTATTTTATGAAAGATCAAGGGAAAGCGATTACAAGTGCATCCACTACCGCAGAAAATTCGAAACCAGCGATGATTGTTGGTGTTTGTACAGCAACCAACTATAGGAATAAGGGGCTTGCTTCAAAATGCTTGAGTGCACTTTGTGATGATGTATTAAAAGAAGGGAAGTCGCTCTGCTTGTTCTATGACAATCCAGCGGCGGGTTCCATCTATCAACGGCTTGGATTCAATGAGGTTGGGCGTTGGACATTGTTGCATAAAGCGGAATAA
- the abc-f gene encoding ribosomal protection-like ABC-F family protein yields the protein MIVSTINQISKMYAGTWIFQDLSLQIYEKDRLALIGPNGAGKSTLMKCIAGTETVDTGTVAYKKDSTIGMLDQIPKVDPHIQVEEVLKQSFEEVYEIELQLKRVTEKMSDPSEQDKLEKHFNQFGKLQDRLEELNGYAIDSKIKGVMQGLGLDQLSDHPFATLSGGEQTKVGLAAILLEEPDLLLLDEPTNHLDMEALDWLEEYIRNYEGAVVIISHDRYFLDAVATKTVEIDSGVLEEYVGNYTAFTKEKEKRLTLEFQAYQDQQKKIKKMKEAIKRMRDWATRADNPKMHKRARNMERALERMNKLDRPQLERRTADLGFTSSKRSGKDVVQFENVCKQIDERILFSSLNFMLHFKDRAAIIGKNGVGKSTLLRMILGEITPDEGEVRIGASVKIGYLSQKGLSGYEGWNILDAYRDVARVEEGEARYRLSRFLFFGKDVFKKVDALSGGERTRLRLAQMMTENYNLLLLDEPTNHLDIDSREALEEALDGFGGTLLVVSHDRYFLNKLINKTFWIEDEKINHYIGNYTDAKEERIKLKN from the coding sequence ATGATCGTATCTACAATTAATCAAATCAGCAAAATGTATGCAGGGACTTGGATTTTTCAAGACCTTTCATTACAAATATATGAAAAAGATAGACTGGCATTGATCGGACCGAATGGTGCAGGGAAATCTACATTGATGAAATGCATCGCTGGAACAGAAACCGTTGATACCGGTACCGTAGCTTACAAAAAAGACAGTACCATTGGAATGCTCGATCAAATTCCTAAAGTTGATCCTCACATCCAAGTGGAAGAAGTACTTAAACAATCATTTGAAGAAGTATATGAAATTGAATTACAACTGAAAAGAGTTACAGAGAAAATGTCAGATCCATCTGAACAAGATAAACTAGAAAAGCACTTCAATCAATTCGGCAAACTACAAGACCGCCTAGAAGAATTGAACGGGTATGCAATTGATTCAAAAATTAAAGGTGTCATGCAAGGGCTTGGTCTCGATCAACTTAGTGATCATCCTTTCGCTACATTAAGTGGTGGAGAGCAAACGAAGGTTGGACTTGCTGCCATACTGCTTGAAGAACCGGACTTACTCTTATTGGATGAACCAACGAACCATCTTGATATGGAAGCATTGGACTGGTTAGAAGAATACATCCGGAATTATGAGGGTGCAGTCGTCATCATCTCACATGACCGGTATTTTCTAGATGCCGTTGCGACCAAAACGGTAGAAATTGATTCAGGCGTTTTAGAAGAATATGTAGGAAATTACACTGCTTTCACTAAAGAAAAGGAGAAGCGGTTAACATTAGAGTTCCAAGCCTATCAAGATCAGCAAAAGAAAATAAAGAAAATGAAAGAGGCCATTAAACGAATGCGTGACTGGGCAACGCGTGCTGATAATCCAAAAATGCACAAGCGCGCTCGTAATATGGAGAGGGCTTTAGAACGAATGAACAAATTAGATCGGCCGCAGCTCGAACGCCGAACAGCGGATCTTGGATTTACCTCATCTAAACGAAGTGGTAAAGATGTCGTCCAGTTTGAAAATGTATGTAAACAAATCGATGAAAGGATACTCTTTTCTAGCCTTAATTTTATGCTTCATTTTAAGGACCGAGCAGCGATTATCGGAAAGAATGGGGTTGGTAAATCGACCCTACTTCGTATGATACTTGGTGAAATCACTCCAGATGAGGGAGAGGTTCGAATTGGAGCATCTGTTAAAATCGGGTACCTATCACAAAAGGGGTTGTCAGGCTACGAAGGGTGGAATATTCTCGATGCTTATCGAGATGTTGCTCGAGTTGAAGAGGGGGAAGCGCGGTACCGGTTAAGTCGATTTTTATTTTTCGGTAAGGATGTTTTTAAGAAAGTAGATGCATTAAGCGGTGGAGAAAGAACGCGCTTGAGACTAGCCCAAATGATGACGGAAAATTATAATCTTCTTCTGTTAGATGAGCCAACAAACCATCTAGACATTGACTCTCGGGAAGCGTTAGAAGAGGCATTAGATGGATTTGGTGGAACGTTGCTGGTCGTTTCACACGATCGCTATTTCCTCAACAAATTGATTAATAAAACATTTTGGATTGAAGACGAGAAGATCAATCATTACATCGGCAACTATACAGATGCCAAAGAAGAAAGAATAAAATTAAAAAATTGA
- the addB gene encoding helicase-exonuclease AddAB subunit AddB: protein MSVRFIVGRSGSGKTTKCLDEIRSVLQKNPSGAPIVMLVPDQMTFQMEYELVKTPGLGGMIRAQVFSFSRLALKVLQEVGGLTRYHISSTGMNMLLRKVVEKERDQLVLFNKSSEQNGFYELLEEMVKEFKRYCLEATDLEQLEKTLLEESDDRNLLRDKLHDLHIIYHQLEAMLEGQYVDSEDYLRMLEERMPDSSYFKGCEVWIDGFHSYTPQEMGAIRALMKKAKRVNITLTSTGPTDHPASDLDLFRMTNTTYQKLSAIAEEEGIQVESVERLEEQHRFQHSPSIRHLENYLHERPVVPFYGESTVQISSAVNRRAEVEGIARDIQELVQNKGYRYRDIAILVRDASTYSDLLNTLLVDYEIPFFLDQKRSMLHHPLIECIRSSLDVISQNWRYDPVFRCVKTDLLFEHDQWTTQQIREQVDLLENYVLAHGIHGKKRWTSKEDWNYRKFRSLDMNFGSQTDDERDKQRWINEARQMIADPLSRLERDLKASNNGKELCEALFLYLEYLQVPAKLEKWRYDAEQAGDLSLAREHDQVWQAVIDLMEQMVEIVGEEPLSLDLFNKMLNTGLESMRFALVPPSIDQVLIGSLDRSRFYDVKCTFILGVNDGVLPAKPSEDGILSEDDRETLQSLGVEMAPTARENLLDENFLIYMALASASDYLFVSYPLADEEGKSLVPSILINQLKELYPEQSERFIMQEPNESDEEPFRFIGRPGRTLSFLTSQLRQWQKGYPIASEWWNVYNWFVMNEGWNTSAKRTIHSLFYENKADSLKSNTSKQLYGDHLKASVSRMEKHQSCPFSHFASYGLNLQERQLFRLEAPDIGQLFHAALKEVADSLQQRKMDWRELSSKDCYRIATEVVEKLAPRLQSQILLSSNRYQYIKRKLINVVGRASYALSQQAKASGFSPIGLELEFGNKEKIPALKYQLKDGTTMEVIGRIDRVDTATNEDGLLLRVIDYKSSQKGLNLSEVYYGIALQMLTYLDVVLTHSDEWLGKEADPAGVLYFHVHDPVHSSKKLLTLDEIEKELFKKFKMKGYVLEDEDVVQLMDNTIEGHSEIIPVATKKDGSFRKGSSLLNKEQFDEVRSYVRSMIGSIGSDIMDGNIDISPYEMQKRTPCTYCSFRSVCQFDHSLEENNYRPLKNIKDEELFKKMRERGGDEADA from the coding sequence ATGTCTGTCCGATTTATCGTTGGTAGATCTGGAAGCGGCAAGACAACGAAATGCTTAGATGAGATTCGATCCGTTTTACAAAAGAATCCATCTGGAGCTCCGATTGTCATGCTCGTACCTGATCAAATGACTTTTCAAATGGAATATGAGTTAGTGAAGACACCTGGACTAGGCGGAATGATTCGCGCGCAGGTGTTTAGTTTTTCCAGACTAGCACTGAAAGTTCTTCAAGAGGTTGGCGGTTTAACACGTTATCATATTAGTTCCACAGGAATGAACATGCTCCTGAGGAAGGTCGTCGAGAAAGAGAGAGATCAGTTAGTCTTATTTAATAAATCATCTGAACAGAACGGCTTTTATGAGTTACTTGAAGAGATGGTGAAAGAGTTTAAACGATACTGTTTAGAAGCTACAGACCTTGAACAACTCGAGAAAACATTATTAGAAGAATCGGATGATCGCAATTTATTGAGAGACAAGCTACATGATTTACATATTATATATCACCAATTGGAAGCCATGTTAGAAGGTCAATATGTTGATTCAGAGGATTATTTACGCATGTTAGAAGAGCGCATGCCAGACTCTAGCTACTTTAAAGGATGCGAAGTGTGGATTGATGGTTTTCATAGCTACACCCCACAAGAAATGGGAGCCATACGTGCGCTCATGAAAAAGGCGAAGCGAGTGAATATCACGCTAACTTCAACTGGACCGACTGACCATCCAGCTTCAGACCTTGATTTATTCAGGATGACGAATACAACGTATCAGAAGTTATCAGCCATTGCTGAGGAAGAAGGCATCCAAGTTGAATCGGTTGAGCGACTTGAGGAACAACATCGCTTTCAGCATTCTCCTTCTATCAGACATTTAGAGAATTATTTACACGAACGACCTGTCGTTCCATTTTACGGTGAAAGTACTGTGCAAATTAGTAGTGCGGTAAACCGTAGAGCTGAAGTAGAAGGCATTGCGAGGGATATTCAAGAGCTCGTCCAAAATAAGGGGTATCGATATCGAGATATCGCGATCTTAGTAAGGGATGCATCTACATACTCCGATCTTTTAAATACGTTGTTAGTAGATTATGAGATTCCTTTTTTCCTTGATCAGAAGAGGTCGATGCTACACCATCCTCTAATTGAATGCATTCGCTCAAGCTTAGATGTTATTTCTCAGAATTGGCGATATGATCCCGTTTTTCGGTGTGTTAAAACCGATTTATTGTTTGAACATGATCAATGGACGACACAGCAAATAAGGGAACAAGTCGATTTATTAGAGAACTACGTGTTGGCACATGGTATTCATGGTAAGAAACGATGGACAAGTAAAGAAGATTGGAATTATCGGAAATTTAGGTCTCTCGATATGAACTTTGGTAGTCAGACGGATGATGAGCGTGATAAACAACGTTGGATTAATGAAGCGAGACAGATGATTGCAGATCCTTTGTCACGTTTGGAAAGAGATTTGAAAGCTTCTAACAATGGCAAGGAGCTTTGTGAAGCTTTATTTCTTTATTTAGAATATCTTCAAGTACCTGCAAAGCTTGAAAAGTGGCGGTATGATGCTGAACAAGCTGGAGATTTAAGTCTTGCTAGAGAACATGATCAAGTTTGGCAAGCTGTCATAGATCTTATGGAACAAATGGTTGAGATTGTAGGAGAGGAACCTTTAAGTTTAGACCTATTTAACAAGATGTTGAATACAGGATTAGAGTCGATGAGGTTTGCTCTCGTACCGCCTTCAATTGATCAAGTCTTGATTGGTAGTCTAGACCGCTCCAGATTTTATGATGTGAAGTGTACGTTCATACTTGGTGTAAATGATGGTGTGTTACCTGCTAAACCGAGTGAGGACGGCATTTTATCTGAGGATGACCGGGAAACGCTACAGTCTCTCGGTGTTGAGATGGCGCCTACAGCTAGGGAAAACCTTCTGGATGAAAACTTCCTAATTTACATGGCCTTGGCAAGTGCTTCTGACTATCTCTTTGTTTCTTATCCTTTAGCGGATGAAGAAGGGAAATCTCTTGTTCCGTCTATCTTAATCAACCAGCTTAAAGAGTTATACCCAGAGCAATCCGAACGATTCATTATGCAGGAACCGAATGAAAGTGATGAAGAACCTTTCCGTTTCATCGGTCGGCCTGGCCGAACACTATCTTTCTTAACTTCACAGCTTCGTCAGTGGCAAAAAGGTTACCCAATAGCTAGTGAATGGTGGAATGTATATAACTGGTTTGTTATGAATGAAGGCTGGAACACTTCAGCTAAACGAACAATTCATAGTCTCTTTTATGAGAATAAAGCTGATTCATTGAAAAGTAATACGAGTAAACAATTGTACGGAGATCATCTCAAGGCCAGTGTATCTAGAATGGAGAAACATCAATCATGTCCATTCTCTCATTTTGCTAGCTATGGATTGAATCTTCAAGAGAGACAATTGTTCCGTCTTGAAGCACCAGATATTGGTCAACTATTCCACGCTGCTTTGAAAGAAGTTGCTGATTCGCTCCAACAGAGAAAAATGGATTGGAGAGAGCTTTCTTCGAAGGACTGTTATCGAATTGCAACTGAAGTAGTAGAAAAGCTAGCACCTAGATTGCAAAGTCAAATCTTATTAAGCTCAAATAGATATCAGTATATCAAAAGGAAACTCATTAACGTTGTAGGACGAGCTTCATATGCACTCAGTCAACAAGCGAAGGCAAGCGGTTTTTCTCCGATAGGACTTGAGCTTGAATTCGGAAATAAAGAAAAAATCCCGGCTTTAAAATATCAACTAAAAGACGGAACGACGATGGAAGTCATCGGTAGAATCGACCGAGTAGATACTGCTACAAATGAAGATGGATTACTCTTACGTGTCATTGATTATAAATCAAGTCAAAAAGGTCTGAATTTGTCAGAGGTATATTATGGTATAGCCTTACAAATGTTGACTTATTTAGATGTCGTGCTAACCCACTCTGATGAATGGCTAGGGAAAGAGGCCGATCCAGCAGGTGTGTTGTATTTCCATGTCCATGACCCTGTCCACTCATCCAAAAAACTTCTAACACTAGATGAAATTGAGAAGGAATTGTTTAAGAAATTCAAGATGAAAGGTTATGTCTTAGAGGATGAGGATGTTGTTCAGCTTATGGACAACACAATTGAAGGACACTCGGAAATCATACCAGTGGCAACTAAAAAGGATGGTAGTTTCCGGAAAGGCTCATCACTACTAAATAAAGAACAATTTGATGAAGTGCGTTCCTATGTAAGGTCAATGATTGGTTCGATAGGTTCAGACATTATGGATGGCAACATTGATATTTCACCTTACGAGATGCAAAAACGAACGCCATGTACGTATTGTTCATTCCGCTCAGTTTGTCAATTCGATCATTCATTAGAAGAAAATAACTACAGACCTTTAAAGAATATAAAAGATGAAGAACTATTTAAAAAAATGCGAGAGAGGGGAGGAGATGAAGCTGATGCGTGA